The following nucleotide sequence is from Centropristis striata isolate RG_2023a ecotype Rhode Island chromosome 7, C.striata_1.0, whole genome shotgun sequence.
ATGACTTAACGTGTAACAACGAAATAATCTGGAAGTTGCTTAGGAAACAGAAAATAGGTTGAATGAAAGCATGACTCATGATGACGGTGGTGATTATAAGGAATATGAACATgatcacacacagaaacaacaatgAGACGTTAAGCATGGAGCTTTTAGTTCAGTATGAGATTGTCACCCAATATGTGTGTACATTCTTTGTGCATGTGTActagtgtatgtgtatgtgtatgtgtgtgtgtgtgtgtgtgtgtgtgtgtgagctcacACCTGTGGCAGGGACAGGAGAGGCGGAGCCTGCTGGCACAGGAGAAGCTTGGCGCTGAGGTGAGCTGGCTCGCTCACTTTCATACACTGGCTTAGACAGAAAAGGGCTTTGCAGACGCcctgagcagagacacacatGGATCCCCAAAACAGCCCCAAAAAAAATGgacgagagagaaaacaaagtgCAGACCGGTTGAGCAGAACAAGAGAAGACACCATGATGGAGACACAGCGTTAAGTATGACCATGAGACGATTAGACAGTCTGATGGGAAGTTAAAGCTCTGAAAAAGACAGCTTTGTACCTACCGCTAGCTGAGAAAGAGGCTAGGACAGCTTTGCAGTAATGCAGGAAGGGCAGTGACATTTAAAGCAAAGAGATTTATATGgagaggtcagtgtgtgtgcagggctGATACCTGGCTGAGGGCTGGCAGGGGCAGCAGAGGGGACATCTGAGTCACTGGgagtcattcccctctctctctgcttgaACATCTCTCTGGGGTTCACAGCTCGCTGAGAGATGAGAGAAGCCGCCTcctaggaaaaaaacaaaacaaatattgcGTACAATAAGCATTAGTCAGCCGCAGTTTATTAATAATGCAGTGGGATGTGGTGCTGAGAGGAAAACTACAGAACAGACAGATGTCCGATTTCAGTTAATGACCACAGAGAAAGGAGACATCATGCAGTAAAGACTGGAAAAGAAGGGTGTTGACGTTGAGCTTCAAATGGTTTATATTTGATTAGAATGACAAACGCTTGTTTTGGAGATAGTCATGAAATAAAGAAAGCTTGGCCAGAAGAGGGCACTTTCAGGGCGGGGAACTCACGTTGGCCTTTTCCACAGATTCACCTCTCTTGACTGCTTTCTTCGGGGCTGCCTGGggttcctcctgctcctcctgatAATGTCGATATCAATGTTGGCACTGCTGATTATAGCTACCCTACTGACTAAACATGTGTGCACTACTGAAACTTATTGAACCATCAACATAAACGTAGGACAAATGGGTAACATCGATACGCATTCACACGCACTTCATCTTGTTTATTATGTTTCCGTCGGGTTACTTCCCAGCTGAAACCCATTTAGTCAAAGTGTCATTTTGCAAGGCACTCACCCAACGTGGCTTCTCCTGCTCTTTACTCTCggcatcctgctgctgctggtactTCCTATTCAACAAATGACCATTtagaagaagagaaaatgtgatatgaaacttttaaaaaaggtgcTTTCAGATACTACCTACTTTTGTTGGTCGATTTGAGAGGCCCTCTCCTTGTCCCTTTTGTCCCTCTGCATTGCCTCTTTGGCTTCTCtgtctttcctctctttctccagcTTCTGGCGCTCCTCGTCTGCCTTGCGCCGGTCCTCCTGGCGAcgtttctcctcttctttctaaaaaaacaaaaaaaaaagccaaacagaCCGCAAGGTCAGCGTCAGGATTTTGCGAATACgattgtcattaaaaaaaagcttgattCACAATAGTTTATCTAATAAAACTGCAAGGCAATGAGCACCACTTTCTGGGTGTATCTGTGACAGGTGTGGTGATGAGCCAAAACTGCAGACAAAGGACAAAGTTACAACAATGCTTTTGCTGACTACGGTTACATTTgtgatggataaaaaaaaaactgcctgccttgtattttttattatatgggATTTTAGGAGAAATGGAAATATGTgtcaaatgttttaaaactgcaAACTCTTGCAATATTTTCGGGAGTTTTCGCAATTTCAATGAGTCGATTCACAAACATCTTAcgtaaaaataacaaatttcTTGGGGAGTCATTTTTAAGAGATGTGTAAGGTATTCATGAAACTGTCACAGAGGCGAAGCTGAAGTCTGCAGGAGCTCACCTCTGCCTGAGCCCAGAAGTTGTCTTTGTTGGTCTTTCTGATTTCGGACATAGCGTTTGTCTTCTGGTACACTGAGCCCtacaggaaggaaaaaatatttttctcatcaTGGTGTAAACATTTTACAaaccaagaaaaaaatacagcaggataaaactTTGGAAACAGTCTTTTAGCACAATTTACCTAAACCTGATCCATCTTGTTTCTTGATTACCTTTTGTTCTTCAACCATTAATCAAAATGTTAAAGTTTATCTTCTCTCCAACTGATGTTGCACCAGATATTCAGTTAAATGTTAACAAATGATGTGCCTATACATATAGTGTTTTATAGAGTTGTTTTGACCTTTAACAACTATCTTATATGAACCAGTGGTTGCTTTCTTTCAACAAAGAGCATGACAGATCAAATTCAGTGTGTTTACGCTGTTCTTCTAAGCCGGCATTTTCCAGTTTTTCTCGTTTGGGAGTtggttttaaaaatgactttcaGTGGTAAAGATGCTGGCTCAGTGTGAATGGAAGGCcataacaaagagaaaaaacaacaaacatttcaaAAGTATCCACATTATGAGATTAAGGAGCCTAGTTAAGATCTAGCTCTTTGCTTATCTTTCTTGCATGAAACATAAGCAAACAGGAGGGCACAAGCCAAGGCAGGAACTGCATGCGCTGCATACCACGGGACCCTGAGGACCGCTGTCCTGGAAGCGACTGGAAGCTTCTTTGTGGAAGCTGTAGTTGGCTCCTGAGGCTTTGGCCACCTTTTGCATGATCACCTCGGGCTCCACGTCCTCCTCTGCTCTGGCGTTTATTGTGACATGGGCCCCCTGAAACAGCATGACATTAAAGCTCATTTTAATGCTCACACAAAGAGGGAAACACCTACAGTTGTTATCTTGCTTCATGCATGCACCACCCAATAGTTTGTTTACATGTGCTGTTTGCTGGTGTTGTATGATTGACAGACACTAATCCAGCAAAGCTGTTGCATTATTCCCACCATGCCTGCAGCATGCTGTATAGtcattttgggtgtttttgtcattttaaatccaGCTGAAAGCCATTACTGACATGCATTTTAGCACAGAAATAACCTCCtctgtaaacacaaacagactgaaGTAGCAATCTAAGTACATATTTAAACAAGACTACAAAATTAGTGCAGTTTTACCTTAAGAAAATTGGCCATGGAGCTGACATGATTTGCACATATTCCTTTCCTAGCGTCCTTCACTCCTTCTccagtctgaaacacaaagAACTGCAAGTTCAAGCACGGCCACTTCAAAGAGGACAAACAAATGCACGATAGTTAAGTGTGGTACAAACCCAGTTGATGAGGACATATTTAGGCAGGCCAGAATTTGGATCCTGGACCCGGCAGAAAGCGTACATCACTTTTCCACTGTTCAGTTCCTCAACCAACTCCTCCAGTCCTCCATCTGACACATAAACATTGTGGAAAAATCAAATGGTTACTGTGGTTGGTTGTGTAACTgtggacattttttctcttacaAATGATGGGGTGAGAAAGCAGAGGCAAGCACTCCTTTTGTGCTGATATTCCAGTACTGCAGCTGTATGCTGACAATGACATTCCTGCACACATTTGATAATATCGTGTTGAGATCATAAAGACATGATTATCTACTCAGTAACTCACCCCCCTTTTCTGCCAGGCGGATATCATTACTGTTTCCTTCGTAGGTGAACAAGGCCCTGTAGTAAACACAGCATTAGGGATATTAAAATACCAACGAAACAGATCACACAGATAGACAGGAAAGCTTGTGTTCCAGAGGTTGATGTGCACCATTTCACACTAAACAAAACAATGGAGATTTTGTAAACACATTCCAAGCAACCATGACCTTTAAGCCCTTTTTAACAAAAGTATGGTAGTAGCAGCAGTTTTAATCCCATTTTAACTCAATCACTTCAGTCACTTGTGCAGGGTGTGTGCCCCTGCACCAGTAAACTGTTCACTTCATACTAAATgcccaataaaaataaaatgtaggatTAGCAGCCCTACAGAAACTGAATACCTTTACGAATACTTTAAGTGCTGACCAGCACTTACCAGAGAGGCTTTATTTGTGTCAAGCTTCAGTAAATTAGATGGTAAGTTGTTTAAGTAAgtctataaatacatttatggcTGTTTTGTAGCATGTATTGCTGTATTACTGTACTCAGTAGTATAACAGCTAGTAGTCATTGTTGACTACTAGGATATGAGGCAGGGATAAAGCTAGGCCTGTTACAATATTGACATATTGACCTCAGCAAAAGTTATCGAGGTCTTGTCCATATATCATATGATATCGCCCAtcttgtttacatgtttttgtgtaCATTACAATGTCACCAAAATTTTATCCAAAATTATGCCGTAAAAACAGCAGGGTTTTCCCAGTCATTATTAGACTTGTGAGGAGAGCctaaactgaattaaaaaaaaactcaaaacaaaacaaagcaacgACTAAGGAGACACATTTTGCCATAATTTCTAGTTGTTCTGATTCTGTCCTctcttaaattattattaatcattttggGAAAATATAGTGTCCAACAAAATGtggttatcatgacaggcctagaTAAAGCTTTAATTTAATGTAGAGCTGAGGCGTTCTGTTTGATTAATCAATAACTAGAAAGTTAAactgcaactattttgataactgattaatcatttcagatgtttttttaaggaaaataaaattaaatctaCTGGTTCACGCTTCTCAAATTCTATTTGCTGTCAATGAtgataaactgaatatatttgtgtattgtGCTGTTTGTTTAAGAAACAAAGACATTTACAGACACTCCCTTGGCTCTGGAGAACCGTGATGggtatttttttctgatacTTTATAGTCAAAACAATCTGGAGATTAATAAATGACTAAGATCAtctttagttgcagccctaatttgATGGCACACAGAGAAGACTTATGATTGTGTATAATACACAAAGCCTTTAGGTCCCATCAATAGAAAACCATAGATGCTCTTCTGATTTTGCCTCAGGTCAGTATAACACTGCTCTTATACATAAACACTTACTTCTGGAAACAGCTTGTATTAGTCATGTGATACACTGTACTTGACACGATAATTGCTTGGCATATTACAGTAACAATTAAATCTCAATTTGGGATGTCAATTTTCAGACCAGCACTTATGTTAAtgtttgcaaaaataaaatactggaaCAAAAGCCAACAGCCAGGTTCAGTGGCCTTATAAAGGCATTTGCTTCTGATTAGGACAGCGGTTTTTGTGCATACTTTCAGAGCTAGGTAAGTGGAACTGGCTCACACTGAAACTAGTTGATGACTGATCACTTCTATATTTTGAATCTTTACTGTAACCTTTAGTTTGTCGGtcacatttcagaaaaaaaactataatagCAGCAAGTCTTTACTAGGCAGTGGCACTTGAGTGCAGAGTGGCACACATTCACAAGAGACACATTTTCAGAGTGAATATGGGGCCAGCAGGACTCCCTGGACAATTACTCATTGGGATTAATTAATTCAGGCCATCATTAAACACCGCAGCTGTCATCAACAGGTTTAATTTCAAACTCAAGGACAGCACACACAAACGGTAACACAAAAAAGGAAGTTCCTAGATTTGACTTTCTCATATTGGCCATATTTAACTTCTGATATCTTACCAGGAAGTGGGTGAGGTCGCTATCAGTCTTTTCATTTGATTACAGACAGACGGGCTTGTAACAATAATTTCATAAAATGCATGCAAAGCATAGCGACCAAGTGATTTGCCTGTTGGTTGATCGGCGTATATTAACTAATTTACAGTGTTACTAGCTATTCAGTTAGCTCATCTTTCACGTTAAAATACTTCGGACTGGCAATAAATGTGAGAAAGCTGAACTCATATAAAAGCAAAGCTGACTTTAGCTTACGTCGTCGACAATCTGATCAGCAGATGGTCTGCTGTGGTTTCGAGAGGTAACACTGAGTCCCAGGTTAAGTTTATCTAACGTTATGTTACCGTTAACTTACTTGACGACAGGCTCAATGCTAGCCAACACTGAAGCTAACATAATGCCTCCTACACAGGGCTAACACGGGGTTTAAAATGATACTCCTTACCAGTTGGTATTGCATTTTTCATCTACAACTTCTTTAAATGCAGCTGTTAATGCAGGGCCATTTTTGCTGAGGTTCACTGCCATCGTTATGTTGAGTACAGCTAGCCAGCTAGCTATCCGGGATGCGCCCTTCCTATTGGGAGGAGTGGCGATGATGCTGCCTTTCAGCTGTGCAGGAAGCTAGTTTAGCTAGTGGCTACATCTCAGCCCCGGAGTGCTGCATATTGTTTACCTTGACACCACGACAGCGCGGAGCTAGTTCGCCTTTTGAATTATTATAAACTTAACTATGTATATGTGGAAGTCTATATCCGAATATTCATCAAGATACACACATTGTCACCCTGGTAAAGTGAGATAAAGTAAACGATCGGTCTGTGTTAAGATTATATTGTCTGCACCGCACAAACCTCGCATAGGCTGTATATTAATCAAACGCACTTCAGAGAGCTGTGGTCACAGGTAAACGCATTGAGaactttttacagtttgtggAGACCGGGGTCGGTTGTCTCTATAGACTATCACGCAGCTATTTCCTGTCGTTTGGAGGTCAAAgtaacacacattttacatcACAATGTTTGCTTTCCTGACCTGCACTCATCTGTTATGTTAGAACACCTGGAAGTCTCTAACTTTTCTGGTGATTGTACCATTTCACTTTTACAGTAGGCCTATTGAATGCAAAAAAAGTATAACTAAACAGTCACACGATCAGGTGTGGTTGACAGATTTGTGTTAATGAATATTTTGTTGTTGGGGTATTTTGaaagattatttttataatcttttaaattatttttattttatttttttaaatgctagaTATTCTATCAGATGTTCATGTTTTCTGGTATTTTGATTAAAGTTTGAATGGCtcctattgtttttgttatttgtaactACAGCATTCAAATATATTGTGTCAACAAACCCTGTAATAGGGCTGGTtggcacacatgcacaacatgACTTTAATCATGAACCAACTTACTTCAGAAATATTTTgtgtacaataaatatgtatttatagcTGAGAACTCCACCTATCATTGGCTACTTATAATATCCAAACAGATTTTGCTAGAGAAATGGTCTCCCTTTACTACTATTGTCCTAAAGTGGAAAACACAATTTGATACAGTATAATTTATACTTAATTTCTGCTTATTTAAAACTGTATTCCTGGTTATTTAGAGGCTTCCACTCTTCCTTTAATACCACCAAAGCACAACTGCTTCTGACTCATTCTGCTGTTAAATATTACTAGatcataaagacacaaaaaatgactgcgtACAATGGTAAACCAAGATGAGCTTTATTCATATGTTATGACAGGGTCAATAGTTATATTGTGTAGGCTATGTGAGTGGACGCTCATGGTATCTCAAGCACACATATTCCAAATTTTAGGATGCATGAAGGCTGGTCCTGCATTCAGAGAAAGCCAGGCTTAaaaatttcaacaaaaaatattggTACTGTTCAAGCAGGTTTCCATGGTTATGGATGAAATGAATCACCCATTTGGGGGATACAGCCCTGATAGCAAATTTACAGTTTATGACAAtgttatatctatatatacaaaatGAGGGTTAAGGCTAAATTTTTAGTCAGAGGTGTTAGGCAGATGAATTGTAACGAAATCCCTGATATCTGGCAAATGGCTGTGAGAAGGTTCTCCAGAGTGCAAAGCATGCCAAGCTGCCTATATAAACTCTATTGAGCACACTGGACAAAGGAAGTCAATGTCGCACCACTCACATGATGAATTGAGGCTGCATTCAATAGTACAGTTGGAAGATACTCtgctttcaaataaataaatagcctgATGAACAAACAACGCACACAAAGTTTGAAGTAGCACTATTACACATGTCATTTTCAATTGTGGTCTGGCAAAAGACTTTCAAAGTATTTAGAGGATATATTTCCAAAACCTTTTAGTGTATACTGTGTTTTAGGACAATTGTTTTGATAGTTGTTTCTACAGCAGCTAACATGAATAAAATCTATATTTGGCGCCTAAACCATTGTGTTAATACTACAACCAAAGCCTCTAAAATAATCATGCTTTAGTATGGATCCTTTCAGATAAATCCACTCAATAATTCCTCAAAAGCTAAATTTATTCCCCTTTATAATATCAAATAGTTCCCTTTATATTGGCAGCATCAGCACATTATGAGCCATgactaaagaaaaacaaaatcatagCATTTCCTAACTACTTTATCCCACAGTTACAATGGATTATATGAAAACCAATATTACATTATGACACATCACAATCTTGTTCAATTCTGGtgacatgaagaagaaaaaaattgcctatCACTAAAGCTTTCAAAGATACAATACAAAAGGTCACAAACGAATCACCGAGACAAACTGTTTTACTTTCAGTGTGGATTATTAATCCCAAAACAAACCTTTGCAGACTTGAATATGGACATAAAGAAAAATGCTGACAAACTTCACATCACTTGATGTTTAAAGCAGATGAAATTGTCATGGACACTGTATTCATTCACCTCAAGTAACAACATGCTATGacttgaaatgaaaaatatcaaGTTTGTTTTAAGTTCCCATTTTGAGTATAAGTGACACCAGCCTTAGGCCAttatatttcagaaaaacagaagcaTGTACATGTTTAACAGCATCGTTTAAAAGCTGTTCACatccaagttttttttaataaatgtagatGGTGAAAAAAAGAACTGGAGAgggataatgaaaaaaatcctcTCTGTGACAAAATGACAGTACTTCTGgaggagcattttttttaatttatttttttgcaacacAGTCCATCAGGGCCTATGTGCATAAAGACCTTCAGGTGTGCTGATCAGTCATTGATTTTCAGGAAGCGTGAGTGTTTTCTATTATGTGAACAAACCAGTGAACTTGGATCAGTACAATCTTTAGAAGCCTGATGAAATGGGACCTGGTCATTTTTCTCACCATGTGGTCACTGCATGTAAAGGCTGATGATTTGGTTAGATACCTGAGTAACTGTACTGAGGAGGTGGCACACAGCTCAGCTATATGCCAAAGAGTAGCTATGGTCATAGCTACACAACAAGTAAGAAGTCAAACAACAGTAGTATTTTGTGCACTATGGACACCAGCCATGGGGTGGTTACTCATACAGGATGTAAGGGCAATGACAGCATGTGTGAGAAAAATTTTAATTGACATTCGCCCTATGGAGCCCCACAACATCGAGGCCAGGGCCAGCTAGCTCTTAACAGCAGCTCTCCAGTGTCCTCAAAACCGCTTAATACTGTTGTAGTCTGAAATGCAGTGAGTGATAAGAGACCAATCCTTTACATCTTTCACATTGTTTGGGGGTAGAGACAGTATGTGCCAACAGATCAGCTGCTGGTAATGGCACGGCACCATTTTGTGTTGAACAGGGAACATTCTGCCTCAATTGCACATGTAccgaaaataataataacacagaaAGGCCACTAAATACATGGAAATACAGTACTAACAAGACATCCAGTGGGACACAGACAGTACCTCTGAAATAAAGGGAGAGCCAATCTCctaaataaatcaaacattttgcTTCCGAGTAGCACAACGATATGAATCATTGACAGTGAAAATGATGCGTATGAATAGCGATGATGATAGTGATAATCACAATAGCAGGAGTAACAGTTTAAAGTCTGAGTGTGGCGGTATGGACTGTGAAGAGTTTCCGCTATTCCATATGGGAGTGCTTTAAGGAGCCAGTCAGATCCTGCTCAGCAGATCCATACAAGTCATGAAGGACAGCACATGGTAGCAGCTCAGCACATGGAAAGCCAGGTGGACCTGTACCTCATTGTATCACTTCCTCCTCCAAAAGATGGGCTGTTGTCTAggtttttttcctctgttgcTCATCTGCCTCAAGTTACAAATCAAACATGTTTCTTTTGTTCTCATTTGTATTTTGATCTCCCTGGCA
It contains:
- the dbnlb gene encoding drebrin-like b isoform X1; its protein translation is MAVNLSKNGPALTAAFKEVVDEKCNTNWALFTYEGNSNDIRLAEKGDGGLEELVEELNSGKVMYAFCRVQDPNSGLPKYVLINWTGEGVKDARKGICANHVSSMANFLKGAHVTINARAEEDVEPEVIMQKVAKASGANYSFHKEASSRFQDSGPQGPVGSVYQKTNAMSEIRKTNKDNFWAQAEKEEEKRRQEDRRKADEERQKLEKERKDREAKEAMQRDKRDKERASQIDQQKKYQQQQDAESKEQEKPRWEEQEEPQAAPKKAVKRGESVEKANEAASLISQRAVNPREMFKQRERGMTPSDSDVPSAAPASPQPGRLQSPFLSKPVYESERASSPQRQASPVPAGSASPVPATEPDVDDGQSRCEYDEQEVTPQEPCEEPEPEPAPAANSYVHETANEEPAQPQVEESNSYEVTPEETPERGTCARALYDYQAADDTEISFDPDDILTGIEMIDEGWWRGYSPDGHFGMFPANYVELI
- the dbnlb gene encoding drebrin-like b isoform X3; the protein is MAVNLSKNGPALTAAFKEVVDEKCNTNWALFTYEGNSNDIRLAEKGDGGLEELVEELNSGKVMYAFCRVQDPNSGLPKYVLINWTGEGVKDARKGICANHVSSMANFLKGAHVTINARAEEDVEPEVIMQKVAKASGANYSFHKEASSRFQDSGPQGPVGSVYQKTNAMSEIRKTNKDNFWAQAEKEEEKRRQEDRRKADEERQKLEKERKDREAKEAMQRDKRDKERASQIDQQKKYQQQQDAESKEQEKPRWEEQEEPQAAPKKAVKRGESVEKANEAASLISQRAVNPREMFKQRERGMTPSDSDVPSAAPASPQPEPEPEPAPAANSYVHETANEEPAQPQVEESNSYEVTPEETPERGTCARALYDYQAADDTEISFDPDDILTGIEMIDEGWWRGYSPDGHFGMFPANYVELI
- the dbnlb gene encoding drebrin-like b isoform X2; translation: MAVNLSKNGPALTAAFKEVVDEKCNTNWALFTYEGNSNDIRLAEKGDGGLEELVEELNSGKVMYAFCRVQDPNSGLPKYVLINWTGEGVKDARKGICANHVSSMANFLKGAHVTINARAEEDVEPEVIMQKVAKASGANYSFHKEASSRFQDSGPQGPVGSVYQKTNAMSEIRKTNKDNFWAQAEKEEEKRRQEDRRKADEERQKLEKERKDREAKEAMQRDKRDKERASQIDQQKKYQQQQDAESKEQEKPRWEEQEEPQAAPKKAVKRGESVEKANEAASLISQRAVNPREMFKQRERGMTPSDSDVPSAAPASPQPEPDVDDGQSRCEYDEQEVTPQEPCEEPEPEPAPAANSYVHETANEEPAQPQVEESNSYEVTPEETPERGTCARALYDYQAADDTEISFDPDDILTGIEMIDEGWWRGYSPDGHFGMFPANYVELI